The following proteins come from a genomic window of Pirellulales bacterium:
- a CDS encoding glucose 1-dehydrogenase — protein MTMLAGRVAIITGGASGIGRATALLLARQGAHVVVGDVRLHEEHDSAFAELGIHQQRCDVRREADIEALVANALARGGKIDIVVSNAGIGLVKQIPDVTEAEWDAVLDTNFKATFLLARHAIPHLRAAGGGAIVVTASNAGLLPRAHDPVYSTSKMALVAMTKSLALCHARDRIRVNAVCPGPVADTGMMNADLAAASDPVAEAQRFIGASPLAKAFGRMISPEEVAQAILYLVSDAAVMVTGTMIAIDGGKSLGVAS, from the coding sequence ATGACTATGCTTGCAGGACGTGTCGCAATCATTACCGGGGGAGCCAGCGGCATCGGACGCGCCACGGCGTTGTTGTTGGCGCGGCAGGGCGCCCATGTCGTTGTGGGTGACGTTAGGCTGCACGAAGAGCATGACTCTGCGTTCGCCGAGCTAGGAATTCATCAGCAGCGGTGCGACGTGCGGCGAGAAGCCGACATTGAAGCCCTGGTGGCCAACGCGCTTGCCCGCGGTGGCAAGATCGACATCGTCGTGAGTAACGCCGGGATTGGACTGGTCAAGCAAATTCCCGACGTGACCGAGGCCGAGTGGGATGCGGTGCTGGACACGAATTTCAAGGCTACGTTCCTGCTCGCGCGGCACGCGATCCCGCATCTGCGGGCTGCGGGGGGTGGCGCGATCGTCGTAACGGCCAGCAACGCAGGGCTACTCCCCCGAGCTCATGACCCGGTCTACTCCACGAGCAAGATGGCGCTAGTGGCCATGACCAAGAGCCTGGCCCTCTGTCATGCGCGCGACCGGATCCGGGTGAACGCCGTCTGTCCCGGTCCCGTTGCGGACACTGGCATGATGAACGCCGATTTGGCGGCGGCCAGCGATCCAGTGGCCGAGGCGCAGCGATTCATCGGCGCCAGCCCATTGGCCAAGGCCTTTGGGCGCATGATCTCGCCCGAGGAAGTTGCACAGGCGATCCTGTATCTGGTTAGCGATGCCGCGGTAATGGTTACTGGCACGATGATTGCCATCGACGGCGGCAAGTCGTTGGGCGTAGCGTCCTGA
- a CDS encoding amidohydrolase family protein, with product MSDEQIQIIDAWANPAIKELFQSVPEIERLFRQSGASHVLETGVSAAEMVGMMDTAGIERLCMTTWARPGVAIMSNERIHEFVREFPTRFVGVATVNLEKPVEAVRELDRAVRELGFKALRVIPWLWNRPPNDKLYYPLYVKCVELDIPFCTQVGHTGPLMPSEPGRPIPYLDEVALTFPELKILGGHIGYPWTDEMIALAWKHEHVYIDTSAYLPRYYPPQLLHFMNTYGSDKVLFGTNFPMLALEKCAAQARALPLKSEVKIKFLRENARRLYKLN from the coding sequence ATGTCCGACGAGCAAATACAAATCATCGACGCTTGGGCCAATCCGGCCATTAAAGAATTATTTCAGTCCGTGCCCGAGATCGAAAGGCTGTTTCGCCAGTCGGGAGCCTCACACGTTCTTGAGACCGGTGTCAGCGCTGCCGAGATGGTCGGCATGATGGACACCGCTGGCATCGAACGCTTGTGCATGACGACTTGGGCTCGTCCCGGCGTGGCGATCATGAGCAACGAGCGGATACATGAATTCGTTCGCGAGTTTCCCACGCGGTTTGTGGGCGTGGCTACGGTGAATCTGGAAAAACCGGTCGAGGCGGTGCGCGAATTGGATCGCGCCGTCCGCGAGTTGGGTTTCAAGGCGCTGCGCGTCATCCCCTGGCTGTGGAATCGCCCACCGAACGACAAGCTCTATTACCCGCTGTATGTAAAATGCGTCGAGCTCGATATTCCGTTCTGCACTCAAGTCGGGCACACAGGGCCTCTCATGCCGTCGGAGCCGGGCCGGCCCATTCCGTACCTTGACGAGGTCGCGCTGACGTTCCCCGAGTTAAAGATCCTTGGCGGCCATATCGGCTACCCCTGGACCGATGAGATGATCGCACTGGCCTGGAAGCACGAGCACGTCTACATCGACACCAGCGCCTATCTGCCGCGATACTATCCGCCGCAGCTCTTGCACTTCATGAACACCTACGGTTCGGACAAGGTCTTATTTGGCACGAACTTTCCGATGCTCGCCTTAGAGAAATGCGCAGCACAAGCGCGGGCCCTGCCACTGAAATCCGAGGTGAAAATAAAATTCCTGCGGGAAAATGCTCGGCGACTCTACAAGCTCAACTAA
- a CDS encoding tetratricopeptide repeat protein: MPPLRPLLPLFLLLHGVLVIASSSAVAEDVWLNQRVYLKVDARPKVGSRTLDWNDVTMPAKITKVDGDWLWVGSAWVRRGEVVKQTDGTTYYTRVIRENPRHAGALLLRGVTFHLKRDYANAIKDFTEVIRIEPTAHSAYCARASSHYALQNFEKSLADLTEAIRLAPEVAVYYNDRGCSYRGRDNYQKSTEEFDEAIRLDPNLSIAYSNRGVNWLFLKDYDRAMVDFDKAIKIDARNSFAYDGRGYVWSKRGHYNQALKDWDDSIRAAPEEPGGYYNKARLYATCMSVGHRDGQMAVESARNACELNHWEEWRYVSVLAAAYAELGKFDEAVQWQKKAIAMNKDPEPADVADLNARLALYESDMPFRDPEVSEQANGTE; the protein is encoded by the coding sequence ATGCCGCCGTTACGCCCTTTGCTGCCCCTCTTCCTTCTTCTGCACGGCGTCTTAGTCATCGCCAGCTCGAGCGCGGTTGCCGAGGATGTATGGTTGAACCAGCGCGTCTACCTGAAAGTTGATGCTCGGCCCAAGGTGGGCAGTCGCACGCTCGATTGGAACGACGTCACGATGCCCGCCAAGATCACCAAGGTCGATGGCGACTGGCTGTGGGTCGGCAGCGCCTGGGTCCGCCGCGGCGAGGTCGTCAAGCAGACCGACGGCACCACGTACTACACACGCGTGATCCGCGAGAATCCACGCCATGCTGGCGCGCTTCTGCTCCGCGGTGTGACGTTTCACCTTAAGCGCGACTATGCCAATGCCATCAAAGACTTCACCGAGGTGATTCGCATCGAGCCCACCGCGCATTCGGCCTATTGCGCGCGGGCGTCGTCGCATTACGCCCTGCAAAACTTCGAAAAATCATTGGCCGATCTGACCGAAGCCATTCGGCTGGCGCCGGAGGTGGCCGTGTACTACAACGACCGCGGCTGCAGCTACCGAGGACGCGACAATTATCAAAAGTCGACCGAAGAGTTCGACGAAGCCATCCGGCTCGATCCTAACCTGTCGATCGCCTATTCCAACCGCGGGGTGAATTGGCTATTCCTGAAGGACTACGACCGTGCCATGGTCGATTTCGATAAAGCCATCAAGATCGACGCGCGAAACTCCTTTGCCTACGACGGACGGGGATACGTATGGAGTAAGCGCGGACATTACAATCAGGCGCTCAAGGATTGGGACGATTCCATTCGCGCGGCGCCGGAAGAGCCGGGCGGGTACTATAACAAGGCCAGGCTCTACGCCACCTGCATGTCGGTCGGCCACCGCGACGGCCAGATGGCCGTCGAAAGTGCCAGAAACGCCTGCGAACTGAATCATTGGGAGGAATGGCGTTACGTGTCCGTGCTGGCGGCAGCTTATGCGGAATTGGGTAAATTCGACGAAGCCGTGCAATGGCAGAAGAAGGCGATCGCAATGAATAAAGATCCCGAACCGGCGGATGTCGCCGATCTCAACGCGCGGCTGGCGCTCTATGAGTCGGATATGCCATTCCGCGATCCAGAAGTGTCAGAGCAGGCGAACGGTACTGAATAA
- a CDS encoding tetratricopeptide repeat protein has translation MRKCGFALCACWALVTSAALADDAWIGQQIFLKETAKPKLGDRTFGWNDVAFPAKVTKVNGDWLWIGKAWVRTGEVVKADDAPAYYANVLRRTPSAAYAYLLRGLAWRLKHDYDNAIKDFSEAIRIEPTAAIAYQARGSVYHHIHEFTKALADLSEAIRLSPTTGMFYNDRGCIYKSLDNYTKANEQFNEAIRIDPKLALAYSNRGINWHVQKQYDKAMADFDKAIKIDPKLTHAYDSRGYVWSKEGHYNQALKDWDDSIRIAPDEPGAYRNKARLYASCESVGHRDGQLALENATKACELDHWEEWIDVAILAAAYAELGQFDEAIRWQKKAIAMNKNPEERDTIQQKDRLNLYETGLPFRDPEVSQ, from the coding sequence ATGCGAAAATGCGGGTTCGCACTCTGTGCATGTTGGGCGCTGGTTACTTCCGCCGCGCTGGCCGACGACGCTTGGATTGGCCAGCAAATCTTCTTGAAGGAAACGGCCAAGCCTAAGCTGGGTGACCGCACGTTCGGCTGGAACGACGTGGCGTTTCCGGCAAAGGTCACCAAGGTCAACGGCGACTGGCTGTGGATCGGCAAGGCCTGGGTCCGAACCGGCGAAGTCGTGAAAGCCGACGACGCTCCGGCCTACTACGCCAATGTGCTGCGGCGGACTCCCAGTGCCGCGTACGCCTACCTGCTGCGCGGGCTCGCGTGGCGTCTGAAGCACGATTACGATAATGCCATCAAGGATTTTTCCGAGGCGATTCGCATCGAACCAACGGCGGCGATTGCCTATCAGGCGCGGGGATCTGTCTATCATCACATCCACGAATTCACGAAGGCGCTTGCCGACCTCAGCGAGGCTATCCGCCTGTCGCCCACCACGGGAATGTTCTACAACGATCGCGGCTGTATTTATAAAAGCCTCGACAACTACACCAAGGCGAATGAGCAATTCAACGAAGCCATCCGCATCGATCCCAAGCTGGCGCTGGCCTATTCCAATCGCGGCATCAATTGGCACGTGCAAAAGCAATACGACAAGGCAATGGCCGACTTCGACAAGGCCATCAAAATCGACCCTAAGCTAACGCACGCCTACGACAGTCGTGGGTACGTGTGGAGCAAGGAAGGACATTACAACCAGGCGCTCAAGGATTGGGACGACTCGATTCGCATCGCCCCCGACGAGCCCGGCGCCTATCGCAACAAGGCGCGACTTTACGCCTCGTGTGAATCGGTCGGCCATCGCGACGGTCAATTGGCGCTCGAAAACGCCACCAAGGCCTGCGAGTTGGATCATTGGGAAGAATGGATCGACGTCGCCATATTGGCTGCCGCCTACGCCGAGCTCGGTCAGTTCGACGAGGCCATCCGATGGCAAAAAAAGGCCATCGCCATGAACAAGAATCCCGAAGAGCGCGACACCATCCAACAAAAAGACCGCCTCAATCTGTACGAAACGGGACTACCGTTCCGCGATCCGGAAGTCTCGCAGTAG